A stretch of Ligilactobacillus faecis DNA encodes these proteins:
- the hflX gene encoding GTPase HflX — protein MTPVILAGIENETENFSYTIAELDALATAADLQSTRIFKQKLEHPIAATYLGKGKAEEIKEAALQTESEILVVNDELTPTQIRNLENITGLEVIDRTALILRIFSSRAKTREAKLQVQIAKLNYQLPRLHTNSAEKLDQQTAGGGFTNRGAGEKRRELDRRVIQKKISALNKELKEIAKEHETKQKQRLRSDIKTVALVGYTNAGKSTTLNGLLQLFGQNKTKQVFEKDMLFATLDTSVRKLTFPDNKSLLLSDTVGFVSKLPHQLVKAFRTTLAEAKNADLLLHVVDLSDEHYQAMIETTEQTLKEIGVSEIPMLYVFNKADKLNTKYPVLTGDELTFSAKDPASLQALAELIKTKLFSDYQTQTYLIPYDQGSIVERLNKEAHVITTKYLPEGTQITAEVAPVFAQKLASYQQTNN, from the coding sequence ATGACACCTGTGATCTTAGCTGGTATCGAAAACGAAACTGAAAATTTTTCTTATACGATCGCTGAATTAGATGCTTTGGCTACCGCTGCAGATCTGCAAAGTACGCGGATCTTCAAGCAGAAACTCGAGCATCCGATCGCTGCTACTTATTTGGGCAAGGGTAAGGCAGAAGAGATCAAAGAAGCAGCACTCCAAACTGAAAGTGAGATCTTAGTCGTCAATGATGAATTGACTCCGACCCAGATCCGTAATTTAGAAAATATTACTGGGCTAGAAGTGATCGACCGCACTGCTTTGATCTTACGCATCTTTTCAAGCCGGGCGAAAACACGCGAAGCTAAGCTCCAAGTTCAGATTGCTAAATTAAATTATCAATTACCCCGTCTCCATACAAATTCAGCTGAAAAACTGGATCAACAAACTGCTGGGGGCGGTTTTACTAACCGCGGGGCTGGGGAAAAAAGACGCGAGCTAGACCGCCGCGTCATCCAAAAGAAGATCAGCGCTCTAAACAAAGAATTAAAAGAGATCGCAAAAGAACACGAGACAAAGCAAAAACAGCGTCTTCGCTCAGATATCAAAACAGTCGCTTTAGTTGGCTATACAAATGCTGGCAAATCTACAACTTTGAATGGTCTCTTGCAACTCTTTGGTCAAAATAAAACAAAACAAGTCTTTGAAAAAGATATGCTATTTGCAACGTTAGATACTTCGGTACGCAAGCTGACTTTTCCAGATAATAAGTCACTTCTTCTAAGCGATACAGTCGGTTTTGTCTCCAAACTGCCTCATCAACTAGTCAAAGCTTTCCGCACAACGTTAGCCGAGGCTAAAAATGCGGATCTTTTATTACACGTCGTCGATCTTTCAGATGAACATTATCAAGCGATGATCGAAACGACTGAGCAAACTTTAAAAGAGATCGGTGTAAGTGAGATCCCTATGCTATATGTTTTTAATAAGGCCGATAAGCTCAATACAAAATATCCTGTTTTAACAGGAGACGAACTGACATTTTCTGCCAAAGATCCAGCATCTTTACAAGCTTTGGCCGAGCTGATCAAAACTAAACTCTTCAGTGACTATCAAACACAAACGTACTTGATCCCGTATGACCAAGGAAGTATAGTTGAACGCTTGAATAAAGAAGCCCATGTCATTACGACCAAATATCTACCGGAAGGAACGCAGATCACCGCCGAAGTAGCACCCGTTTTTGCTCAAAAATTAGCTTCTTACCAACAAACAAACAACTAA
- a CDS encoding APC family permease codes for MEKKEQVHLERSIDLSSALALVIGTVIGSGIFFKQASVLSYSHSTTLALLAWFLGGVLTLTSGLTIAEIGSQMPQTGGLYIYMHNLYGKIWGFLSGWMQITVYGPAVIAALGAYLAILLQAFFGFDQSLTPYVGVLSVILISLFNFLANRFGSALQIITTLCKLLPIALIIIFGLLFGDQNALGQVLATQAATPAGNFGVAILATLFAYDGWILIANMGGEIKNPQKILPLAIILGLSAVLVIYVLVSYGIFKTMPAEMIQRYGENATPHFAVMAFGPLGGKLLNIGIIISIIGCMNGKVMTIPRIMYAMARNNELPFSKQLAYINKTMHTPMVSISVIALIASGMILTVDPDRLTEICIFTIYCFYVMTFFGIFKLRKVSTTKKRPFSVPLYPFTPIVAILGAAFVLVSELFSDLSGVLISLAIVLCGVPLYYWKEKHK; via the coding sequence ATGGAGAAAAAAGAACAAGTCCACTTAGAGCGTTCGATAGACCTATCTTCTGCTTTAGCTTTAGTGATCGGGACCGTTATTGGTTCTGGAATCTTTTTTAAACAAGCTTCAGTTTTAAGTTATTCTCACTCAACAACACTTGCTCTTTTAGCTTGGTTTTTGGGGGGCGTCTTGACTTTGACAAGTGGTTTGACTATCGCCGAGATCGGTTCCCAGATGCCACAAACAGGCGGATTATACATCTATATGCATAATCTGTACGGTAAAATTTGGGGCTTTTTATCTGGTTGGATGCAGATCACCGTTTATGGCCCTGCCGTGATCGCTGCACTAGGAGCTTACTTAGCGATCCTCTTACAAGCTTTTTTTGGTTTTGATCAAAGTTTAACGCCTTATGTCGGTGTTTTATCAGTCATTTTGATCTCTCTTTTTAACTTCTTAGCCAATCGCTTCGGTTCGGCGTTACAGATCATCACGACGCTATGTAAACTTTTACCGATCGCTTTGATCATTATCTTTGGTCTCTTATTTGGTGATCAAAATGCATTAGGTCAAGTATTAGCGACACAAGCTGCGACGCCAGCGGGAAATTTTGGTGTTGCGATCTTAGCGACTTTATTCGCTTACGATGGTTGGATCTTGATCGCCAACATGGGTGGGGAGATCAAAAATCCGCAAAAGATCTTACCCCTTGCGATCATCCTTGGTCTCTCAGCCGTTTTAGTGATCTACGTTTTAGTTTCATATGGGATCTTCAAGACGATGCCGGCTGAAATGATCCAACGCTACGGTGAAAATGCGACGCCACATTTTGCAGTAATGGCCTTTGGACCTTTAGGTGGCAAACTCTTAAACATCGGGATCATCATCTCGATCATTGGTTGTATGAATGGAAAAGTCATGACGATCCCACGGATCATGTATGCAATGGCCAGAAACAACGAACTGCCTTTTTCAAAACAGTTAGCCTACATCAATAAAACGATGCATACTCCGATGGTCTCGATCTCAGTGATCGCGCTGATCGCTTCAGGCATGATCTTGACTGTCGATCCTGACCGCTTGACTGAGATCTGTATCTTTACGATCTATTGTTTTTATGTAATGACCTTCTTTGGGATCTTTAAGTTGCGCAAAGTTTCTACTACTAAGAAACGGCCTTTTTCAGTTCCACTTTATCCATTCACACCGATCGTAGCGATCTTAGGAGCTGCCTTTGTGCTAGTCAGTGAACTTTTCTCTGACTTAAGTGGGGTTTTGATCTCTCTTGCGATCGTCTTATGTGGAGTCCCGCTTTACTACTGGAAAGAAAAGCACAAATAG
- a CDS encoding glycosyltransferase family 2 protein yields the protein MKIELFFSISLVGVGIYLFWCLILLTFGEGKDEVTSLPPKMKIDQLVILVPALNEASVIEQTINNFLRSTEKLPQVKMYIIDDASSDATAQLAQALLKRHQTTKVQILQRKLPEAQTGKGEALNWAYQKIKANAGTKNIVCGVLDADAYLSEASYRRIIAIFENDPELALVQTRVGMFAEQNWLQKLQDIEFIVINNWIQNIRNRLKNAAASGNGQFIRLNASPETRPWGNALLEDFEFSTRFLLQGKKTYYAGEVIIYQEALAKIIPFIRQRARWCQGGLDCLFKYWSKILRSRTLRFGAKLEMTFYLFLPFISIVTGLANILVFFFIIAFFARYWLLAVILLLINTWINVRIMERYSKVTGQITFFNALWLLLIMLVYNYLFYFAILLAFYNKLRKKTHWVKTSHVGSDSQTLEE from the coding sequence GTGAAGATCGAACTCTTTTTTAGTATTTCATTAGTCGGTGTGGGGATCTATTTGTTTTGGTGTTTGATCTTATTAACATTTGGTGAGGGAAAAGACGAAGTCACTTCATTACCACCAAAAATGAAGATCGACCAGCTTGTGATCTTAGTTCCAGCCTTGAATGAAGCGTCTGTGATCGAGCAAACGATCAATAATTTTTTACGCAGTACAGAAAAACTACCACAAGTTAAAATGTATATCATCGATGATGCTTCAAGCGATGCTACCGCTCAGTTAGCTCAAGCTTTGCTCAAGCGACACCAAACGACAAAAGTCCAAATTTTGCAGCGCAAATTACCAGAAGCACAAACGGGAAAAGGTGAAGCTTTGAACTGGGCTTATCAAAAGATCAAAGCAAACGCAGGCACAAAGAATATCGTTTGTGGTGTTTTAGATGCTGATGCTTACTTGAGTGAAGCAAGTTATCGGCGGATCATCGCGATTTTTGAAAATGATCCTGAGCTTGCACTTGTACAGACACGAGTTGGAATGTTTGCAGAACAAAATTGGCTCCAAAAGTTGCAAGATATTGAATTTATCGTGATCAATAACTGGATCCAAAATATTCGCAATCGGCTAAAAAATGCTGCGGCTTCAGGTAACGGACAATTCATTCGCTTGAATGCCAGTCCTGAGACGAGGCCTTGGGGCAATGCGTTACTAGAAGATTTTGAATTCAGTACGCGCTTTTTACTACAAGGAAAAAAAACATACTATGCTGGAGAAGTTATCATTTATCAAGAAGCACTTGCCAAGATTATTCCGTTTATTCGGCAAAGAGCCCGTTGGTGTCAAGGTGGGCTGGATTGCCTTTTTAAATACTGGTCCAAGATCTTACGCAGTCGAACTTTGAGGTTTGGAGCGAAGCTAGAGATGACCTTTTATCTCTTCTTACCATTTATCTCGATCGTAACTGGTCTAGCTAATATTTTGGTCTTTTTCTTTATCATTGCTTTTTTTGCGCGTTATTGGCTCTTAGCAGTGATCTTATTGTTGATCAATACTTGGATCAACGTTCGGATCATGGAGCGGTATAGCAAAGTGACCGGACAGATAACATTTTTCAATGCTTTGTGGCTGTTATTGATCATGCTAGTGTATAACTATCTTTTTTATTTTGCGATCCTGCTAGCTTTTTATAATAAGCTTCGGAAAAAGACTCATTGGGTCAAGACAAGTCATGTTGGCTCAGATTCACAAACTTTAGAAGAATAG
- a CDS encoding DUF6681 family protein, whose translation MFSLLGMINSYIGYFNMNATLKGRIYTIVGGIGNFYLLYVAYRFFANGFIGRGSLFILVFLILLYFTYLNVLYFFTPDKTSKFDISPKIEKLLGIKIPDTTAQEKSQVAPGFVQTNGIFDQNEFLPSTLKFSTKQRENLKAVVAQLEKIGYLKLDFAGKNDQELFKSSKTGERFYALATPVALPYYELREKKGKLLVYGGVNQIEAVELGEVTQVGLLRGYEALKRYQLSLATVLLAKGPYKFAGRSTMMQKDEPYELQIQIAYREREAHPDFEARLKDEFRQKEQDFEAREKQLEKEHLSRRAKNRNN comes from the coding sequence ATGTTTAGTCTTTTAGGCATGATCAATAGCTATATCGGCTATTTCAATATGAATGCAACTTTAAAGGGACGGATCTATACGATCGTTGGTGGGATCGGTAACTTCTATCTCTTGTATGTAGCTTATCGCTTTTTTGCAAATGGTTTTATCGGACGAGGCTCACTTTTTATCCTTGTTTTTTTGATCTTGTTATACTTTACGTATTTAAACGTTTTGTATTTCTTTACCCCAGATAAGACTTCAAAATTTGATATCTCACCTAAGATCGAAAAATTACTTGGGATCAAGATCCCAGATACAACGGCTCAAGAAAAAAGCCAAGTTGCACCAGGGTTCGTTCAGACAAATGGGATCTTTGATCAAAACGAATTTTTGCCATCAACGCTTAAATTCAGTACTAAGCAACGCGAAAATCTTAAAGCAGTCGTTGCTCAACTAGAAAAGATCGGCTATCTTAAATTAGATTTTGCTGGTAAAAACGATCAAGAGCTTTTCAAAAGTTCCAAGACAGGAGAACGTTTTTACGCTTTAGCCACGCCAGTCGCTCTGCCGTACTATGAATTGCGTGAAAAGAAAGGCAAGCTCCTTGTATACGGTGGTGTCAATCAGATCGAGGCGGTCGAATTAGGTGAAGTGACACAAGTTGGACTATTAAGAGGCTATGAAGCGCTCAAGCGGTATCAACTCTCACTTGCGACTGTACTTTTAGCTAAGGGACCTTACAAATTTGCTGGTCGTTCGACGATGATGCAAAAAGATGAACCATATGAGCTACAGATCCAGATCGCTTATCGTGAACGCGAAGCGCACCCAGACTTTGAAGCGCGTTTAAAAGATGAATTCCGTCAAAAAGAACAAGACTTTGAAGCGCGTGAGAAACAATTGGAAAAAGAACATTTGAGTCGGCGTGCTAAAAATCGAAATAACTAA
- a CDS encoding Fur family transcriptional regulator yields MINEAIRLLQSHHYRITKQRRSLLEYLSGFKDQYVSITQVTEHMKELYPGMSYNTVYRNLKDFSEIGIIETKTRPSGSCVKYQCDFGNLHHHHFICQACGKVQEVELCPVTLFDDQLAGCTLTGHRFELYGLCPECTQKRKNFTDI; encoded by the coding sequence TTGATAAATGAAGCGATCCGGCTTTTACAAAGCCACCACTATCGTATAACTAAACAGCGTAGGAGCCTGTTAGAGTATCTTTCAGGATTCAAAGACCAGTATGTCAGCATTACGCAAGTAACTGAACATATGAAAGAACTTTATCCTGGAATGAGTTATAATACTGTTTACCGTAACCTAAAAGATTTTAGTGAGATCGGGATCATCGAAACTAAAACAAGACCATCTGGATCGTGCGTCAAATATCAATGTGATTTTGGTAATCTCCACCATCACCATTTTATTTGTCAGGCTTGTGGTAAAGTTCAAGAAGTTGAGTTATGTCCAGTCACGCTTTTTGACGATCAGTTGGCTGGATGTACGCTTACTGGGCACCGCTTTGAGCTATATGGTCTTTGTCCAGAGTGTACCCAAAAAAGAAAAAATTTTACTGATATTTAA
- a CDS encoding guanylate kinase, protein MQKQQKLVILCGAPGSGKTTVQDFLVQSGFTKVITHTTRKRRATEQDGHDYYFETATSFKSKHYLETVVYDGQAYGSSFEGLKKALLPTGKAVIVLDTKGVKAYLEKLPAELLTVIFLKVPSKKLQKERLIARGDNLASIKQRLASKEAKRDEKLSPELESVAHVLVNQELAKTLAQVKRIVTDTPG, encoded by the coding sequence GTGCAAAAGCAACAAAAGTTAGTCATTTTATGCGGTGCGCCTGGGAGTGGTAAGACAACTGTCCAAGATTTTCTAGTCCAGTCAGGTTTTACCAAAGTGATCACCCATACGACGCGAAAAAGACGGGCGACAGAGCAAGATGGACATGATTATTATTTTGAAACAGCAACGAGTTTTAAAAGTAAACATTATTTAGAGACGGTGGTCTATGACGGGCAAGCTTATGGTTCTTCTTTTGAAGGTTTAAAAAAAGCTCTCTTACCGACGGGAAAAGCAGTGATCGTTTTAGATACAAAAGGCGTCAAGGCGTATTTAGAAAAATTACCCGCGGAGCTACTGACGGTCATCTTTTTGAAAGTCCCGTCTAAAAAGCTCCAAAAAGAACGCCTCATAGCACGGGGCGATAATTTGGCTAGTATCAAACAACGCCTAGCAAGTAAAGAAGCTAAAAGAGATGAGAAGCTTTCGCCTGAGTTAGAGTCTGTGGCGCACGTGCTTGTAAATCAAGAGTTAGCAAAGACTTTAGCTCAAGTTAAACGAATTGTCACTGACACACCGGGATGA
- a CDS encoding APC family permease: MSIKERIFRKENLDRYLVEDRRFNKTLGSGDLISMGIGAVIGTGIFILPGTVAALHSGPAITISFVIAALVCSTAAMCYAEFSSALPIAGSAYSFGNVVFGEIVGWFLGWALVLEYMLSVAAVSTGFSAYFKSLLAGFGLHLPNALSGPFNPANGTYINLPAIVIVLFIAFILSKGVRTSMTINTIIVYVKIAIIILFLLVGVFYVKPANWDPFMPFGTKGVLVGAAQVFFAYLGFDVVASSAAEVKEPEKNMPKGIIGTLAICTLLYILVSIVLTGMISYTKLNVADPVSFALYAVKQNWVAGVISVSALAGMFTMMVTMVYSSSRLIYSIGRDGLLPKFLGQVNEKTKAPENSMWIVTLIIAFTGGFLSLGQLTNLVNIGTLLAFMFVSLGVLPLRKRKDIPNNDGFKVPFYPVLPIISVILCVVMLAQLSLETWLAAIIWFILGMIIYFSYGIKHSKLNEQK, from the coding sequence ATGAGTATTAAAGAGCGGATCTTCAGGAAAGAAAATCTTGATCGTTATTTGGTGGAAGATCGTCGATTTAATAAGACTCTTGGCTCAGGCGATCTGATCTCGATGGGGATCGGAGCTGTGATCGGAACTGGGATCTTCATCTTACCCGGGACTGTGGCTGCCTTACATAGCGGTCCAGCGATCACGATCTCTTTTGTGATCGCAGCCCTTGTCTGTTCGACGGCTGCCATGTGTTACGCTGAGTTTTCTTCCGCCTTACCGATCGCGGGAAGTGCATACTCATTTGGTAATGTCGTGTTTGGCGAGATCGTAGGTTGGTTTTTAGGTTGGGCATTGGTCCTAGAGTATATGCTCTCTGTAGCTGCTGTCTCGACTGGGTTTTCGGCATATTTCAAATCACTTTTAGCCGGTTTTGGCTTGCACTTGCCAAATGCGCTCAGTGGTCCTTTTAATCCAGCCAACGGAACGTATATCAACCTACCGGCGATCGTGATCGTTTTATTTATTGCATTTATTTTATCTAAAGGTGTCCGGACATCGATGACGATCAATACGATCATCGTTTATGTCAAGATCGCGATCATTATCTTGTTCTTATTAGTCGGGGTGTTTTATGTCAAGCCAGCCAACTGGGACCCATTCATGCCATTTGGGACTAAAGGCGTTTTAGTCGGCGCAGCTCAAGTTTTCTTTGCCTATTTAGGCTTTGATGTCGTTGCTTCTTCAGCGGCTGAAGTCAAAGAGCCAGAGAAAAACATGCCTAAAGGTATCATTGGGACGCTTGCGATCTGTACTTTACTTTATATTTTAGTTTCGATCGTTTTGACTGGCATGATCTCCTATACAAAATTAAACGTAGCTGATCCAGTCTCCTTTGCGCTTTACGCTGTCAAGCAAAATTGGGTCGCAGGAGTGATCTCAGTCAGCGCCTTAGCAGGAATGTTTACGATGATGGTCACGATGGTCTATAGCTCTTCACGTTTGATCTACTCGATCGGGCGTGACGGCCTTCTACCTAAATTTTTAGGTCAAGTCAATGAAAAGACTAAAGCTCCAGAAAACAGTATGTGGATCGTAACTTTGATCATTGCCTTTACCGGTGGTTTCTTATCGTTAGGCCAATTGACGAACCTCGTTAACATCGGAACACTTTTAGCCTTCATGTTTGTTTCATTAGGGGTCTTACCACTACGAAAGCGTAAAGACATTCCAAATAATGACGGTTTTAAAGTACCTTTCTATCCAGTCTTGCCGATCATTTCTGTTATCTTATGTGTTGTGATGCTAGCCCAACTTTCTTTAGAAACTTGGCTTGCTGCTATCATCTGGTTCATCTTAGGTATGATCATTTACTTTAGTTACGGGATCAAACATAGTAAATTGAACGAACAAAAATAA
- a CDS encoding IS1182 family transposase yields MHSHYNINQTILNISLEYIPEKNHPALYINELVESLELKYNYQFGRPREYDLAAMLKLTLLAYSYGIFSSRKIERFARENKPAGWLIADQVPSYRTICRFRISDELATLTQESLTKLTAFLKKHNLIDDISFIDGTKILADANKYSFVWKKNVVRFDELNRQKVVELLGELHEAKVIGKIPKGSDLTLEALDVIIAKFEDYLVALDQKVEETRQVSPNPAKQERRKLKATYKKLLTRKEKMQNHQKQKDILRERNSYSKTDHDATFMRVKEDPMLNGQLKPAYNLQIATSNQFITGYKLFANPTDTRTLPTFIDHLNDNGVLGSTIVADAGYGSESNYRFCDDNYGDRTVLIPYGTMLKENSRKWKTDDHKIMNWSYNEKDDYYLDLNGVRFNFSNYSKRTDKYGFTRDFKVYTAEKFDDDHLIDPRALTKSGHVRKIMVNNAWEYFKAQQRALLSSSNTGSIYARRKIDVEPVFGRLKASLGFNRFSVRGSERVEKEMGIVVLAMNINKLVTVVTKINKIRKEKVSQKSNFRFLRYFSLIETTYVTASYFGFIFVRSIYYV; encoded by the coding sequence ATACACAGTCATTATAACATTAATCAGACTATTTTGAACATCTCTTTAGAATATATTCCTGAAAAAAATCATCCAGCTCTCTACATCAATGAACTTGTTGAAAGTTTAGAACTCAAGTATAACTATCAATTTGGACGCCCTCGTGAATATGATCTAGCTGCTATGCTAAAGCTCACTTTACTTGCTTATAGCTATGGTATCTTTAGTAGTCGAAAAATTGAGAGATTTGCTCGCGAAAATAAGCCTGCTGGTTGGTTGATCGCTGATCAAGTCCCTTCTTATCGAACTATTTGTCGTTTTCGGATCTCTGATGAGTTAGCTACCTTAACACAAGAGAGTTTAACTAAATTGACAGCTTTTCTAAAAAAACATAATCTGATTGATGACATTTCTTTCATTGACGGTACGAAGATCCTTGCGGATGCTAATAAGTATTCTTTTGTCTGGAAGAAAAATGTCGTTCGTTTTGATGAGCTCAATCGTCAAAAAGTTGTTGAACTTTTAGGCGAGCTCCACGAAGCTAAAGTTATCGGAAAGATCCCCAAAGGATCTGACCTGACTTTGGAAGCATTAGATGTAATAATTGCCAAGTTTGAAGATTATCTAGTTGCTTTAGATCAAAAAGTCGAAGAAACTAGACAAGTATCGCCGAACCCTGCGAAACAAGAACGTCGAAAATTAAAGGCAACCTACAAAAAACTATTAACGCGTAAAGAAAAAATGCAAAATCACCAAAAACAAAAAGACATCCTTAGAGAACGAAATAGTTACTCTAAAACTGACCATGATGCTACTTTTATGCGTGTAAAAGAAGATCCAATGTTAAACGGACAACTAAAACCTGCTTATAATCTTCAAATTGCTACTAGTAACCAGTTTATTACCGGGTATAAGTTATTTGCTAATCCAACTGATACAAGAACGCTTCCTACTTTTATTGACCATTTGAATGACAATGGCGTACTTGGTTCAACTATCGTTGCTGATGCTGGGTATGGTTCTGAGAGTAATTATCGTTTTTGTGACGATAATTACGGTGATCGCACCGTTTTGATCCCTTATGGGACAATGCTCAAAGAGAATAGTCGCAAATGGAAAACTGATGATCATAAAATCATGAATTGGTCTTATAATGAAAAAGATGACTATTATTTAGACCTTAACGGTGTTAGATTCAATTTTTCAAACTATTCTAAAAGAACTGATAAGTATGGATTTACTAGAGATTTTAAAGTATATACTGCTGAAAAATTTGATGATGATCATTTGATAGATCCCCGAGCCTTAACTAAAAGTGGACACGTAAGGAAGATCATGGTCAATAATGCCTGGGAATATTTTAAAGCACAACAACGAGCTTTACTTTCATCTTCTAATACTGGATCAATCTATGCACGGCGCAAAATTGATGTTGAACCTGTTTTTGGAAGATTGAAGGCTTCTTTGGGATTCAACCGATTCTCAGTTAGGGGGAGCGAAAGAGTCGAAAAGGAAATGGGCATTGTAGTTTTGGCAATGAATATCAACAAATTAGTCACAGTAGTGACCAAGATAAACAAAATACGTAAAGAAAAAGTATCTCAGAAATCAAATTTTCGATTTCTGAGATACTTTTCTCTTATAGAGACTACTTATGTCACAGCCTCTTATTTTGGGTTTATTTTTGTTCGTTCAATTTACTATGTTTGA
- a CDS encoding cation:proton antiporter translates to MAYLGTLSLVLITTALAGHFSRRVGMPAVIGQLLVGIILGPAVLGWVTENDFVHTFSEIGVILLMFMAGLESDLGLLKKYLKPSLSVAVCGIVVPIGLVYLFGRLFSFNNEQSLFLGVTFAATSVSISVEVLKELRKLDSKEGTTILGAAVIDDILAVLILSVLVSIFSDVAQSSGGHVQSNLALSLTFQALYFVGIYVVFKWLTPLLMGLGEKMSVASSVILMSLVICLGMAYLAELVGLSGVVGSFFAGVAVSQTAYKKEVEESVEPIGYAVFIPMFFVSIGLHMTFDGFLSDLIFIIPLTILALITKWIGCGAGAKMLKMSWHSADIIGAGMVSRGEMALIIAQVGYSAKLLTSEYYSGVIIVIILTTIIAPFMIKQAIMRQKKAE, encoded by the coding sequence ATGGCATATTTAGGTACATTAAGTTTAGTATTGATCACAACTGCTTTAGCCGGGCATTTTAGTCGGCGGGTAGGTATGCCAGCCGTGATCGGGCAATTATTAGTAGGGATAATTTTAGGACCAGCTGTTTTAGGGTGGGTCACTGAAAATGACTTTGTGCATACTTTTTCTGAGATCGGCGTGATCTTGTTGATGTTCATGGCTGGACTCGAAAGTGATCTTGGACTTTTAAAGAAATATTTGAAACCTTCACTTTCAGTGGCTGTCTGTGGGATCGTTGTTCCGATCGGTCTAGTTTATCTTTTTGGACGTCTATTTTCTTTTAATAACGAGCAGTCTCTCTTTTTAGGGGTGACATTTGCGGCAACTTCGGTCAGCATTTCGGTCGAAGTTTTAAAAGAATTACGAAAATTAGACTCTAAAGAAGGGACGACGATCTTAGGAGCAGCTGTGATCGATGATATTTTGGCAGTGTTGATCTTAAGTGTTTTAGTCAGCATTTTTAGCGATGTGGCACAAAGTAGTGGTGGCCATGTCCAATCGAACTTGGCTTTGAGTTTGACGTTCCAAGCTTTGTATTTTGTAGGGATCTACGTGGTTTTCAAATGGCTTACTCCACTTTTGATGGGCTTAGGTGAAAAAATGTCAGTAGCCTCTTCGGTGATCTTGATGTCACTTGTGATCTGTTTAGGTATGGCGTACTTAGCTGAATTGGTCGGTCTAAGTGGCGTCGTAGGTTCGTTTTTTGCTGGTGTCGCAGTTTCACAGACTGCTTATAAAAAAGAAGTCGAAGAAAGTGTCGAACCGATCGGCTATGCCGTCTTTATCCCGATGTTTTTTGTAAGTATCGGGTTACACATGACCTTTGATGGATTTTTATCTGATTTGATCTTTATTATTCCGTTGACGATCTTAGCTTTGATCACTAAGTGGATCGGTTGTGGTGCTGGGGCAAAGATGCTCAAAATGAGTTGGCATTCAGCAGATATCATTGGAGCAGGGATGGTCTCACGTGGTGAAATGGCATTGATCATCGCTCAAGTTGGTTATAGTGCTAAGCTTTTAACAAGTGAGTACTATTCAGGCGTGATCATCGTGATCATCTTGACGACGATCATTGCACCGTTTATGATCAAACAGGCGATCATGCGGCAAAAAAAAGCTGAATAA